A single region of the Biomaibacter acetigenes genome encodes:
- a CDS encoding ATP-binding cassette domain-containing protein, giving the protein MDYAVEIEDLAFSHKDGTRALKGINLRIKKGSKTAILGPNGAGKSTLLLHLNGIYLPQHGRVRVMGLEVNRENEKKIRQTVGLVFQDPDDQVFCTTVWEDVAFGPMNFNLPEDEVQRRVKQALRAVRLEGLEQKMPFHLSYGQRKRVAIAGVLALRPEILVLDEPHAFLDPSSKSELMKIMDGINSEGRTIIVATHDVDFAYEWADDVVIIKDGRVLAQGGPDILSEDKVINESELEYPVLVKLFRKVPEIGYDKMPQFVDEAAELIRQKLNQVKN; this is encoded by the coding sequence ATGGATTATGCCGTGGAAATAGAAGACCTTGCTTTCAGCCATAAGGACGGCACTCGAGCCCTGAAGGGCATAAATCTGAGGATAAAAAAGGGGTCAAAGACCGCCATCCTGGGTCCCAACGGTGCCGGCAAGTCTACCCTGCTCTTGCATTTAAACGGCATTTACCTGCCCCAGCATGGAAGGGTAAGGGTGATGGGGTTAGAAGTAAATCGGGAGAATGAAAAAAAGATACGGCAGACGGTAGGGCTTGTGTTTCAGGACCCCGATGACCAGGTGTTCTGTACCACAGTATGGGAGGATGTGGCCTTCGGCCCCATGAATTTTAACCTGCCAGAGGATGAGGTACAGAGGCGGGTTAAACAGGCCTTGAGGGCTGTTAGACTTGAAGGGCTGGAACAAAAGATGCCCTTTCATCTGAGCTACGGCCAGAGGAAAAGGGTAGCCATAGCAGGAGTGCTGGCATTAAGGCCGGAAATTCTCGTTCTGGATGAACCTCATGCCTTCCTCGATCCTTCCAGTAAGTCTGAACTTATGAAAATCATGGATGGCATAAATAGCGAAGGCAGAACAATCATAGTTGCCACTCATGACGTGGATTTTGCCTATGAGTGGGCCGATGATGTGGTGATAATAAAAGACGGCAGGGTGCTGGCCCAGGGAGGGCCGGATATCCTGTCGGAAGATAAAGTTATAAATGAATCCGAACTGGAATATCCTGTACTGGTGAAGTTATTTCGAAAAGTACCGGAAATCGGGTATGATAAGATGCCTCAGTTTGTAGATGAGGCAGCAGAGCTCATCAGACAAAAACTGAATCAGGTTAAAAATTAA
- a CDS encoding energy-coupling factor transporter transmembrane component T family protein, with product MLANAESSVKLFSTIIYVAIVATINTWPYLILCLILYFLLLFILEFQAFKNIRLLIAPLFFIVAISAGIILLDLSAGKSIDRGLVLFLRALNAIYVLNTMISSMTLQELLSSMNSLHLPDIMVNLMGFTLRYSDILSREMARMMTARKARGYVPRKSMWHSSTMKVLGQTVGVLFIRSYERSERVYHAMLSRGYGGSVVPARRRKRLQTLDYIVGLAIILIPLTSKMAELGVILWIMPWK from the coding sequence GTGCTTGCCAATGCGGAAAGCAGTGTCAAGCTGTTTTCCACCATAATATATGTGGCAATCGTTGCGACGATAAATACCTGGCCTTATTTAATATTGTGCCTGATTTTATATTTTTTACTTTTATTCATCCTAGAATTTCAGGCATTTAAAAACATCCGGCTGCTGATCGCACCATTGTTCTTTATTGTTGCCATAAGTGCTGGCATTATCCTTTTAGATTTGAGTGCAGGAAAGAGTATTGATAGGGGTCTTGTTTTATTTTTAAGGGCTTTAAATGCCATATATGTGCTGAATACTATGATTTCCTCCATGACCCTTCAGGAACTGCTCTCTTCCATGAATTCTCTGCATTTGCCGGATATTATGGTCAATCTGATGGGTTTTACCCTCCGCTACTCGGATATCCTGTCGAGGGAAATGGCCAGGATGATGACGGCGAGAAAGGCCAGGGGCTATGTCCCCCGTAAAAGTATGTGGCACTCGTCTACCATGAAGGTGCTGGGCCAGACGGTGGGAGTTCTTTTTATCCGTTCCTATGAAAGGAGCGAAAGGGTTTACCATGCCATGCTCTCGAGGGGTTATGGTGGTAGCGTAGTGCCTGCGAGAAGGCGCAAGAGGTTACAGACGCTGGATTATATCGTGGGGCTTGCAATCATACTTATACCTCTAACCTCAAAAATGGCTGAGCTGGGGGTGATATTATGGATTATGCCGTGGAAATAG
- a CDS encoding ABC transporter ATP-binding protein, with translation MLEIKDLNVRYGGIHAVRGIDMSVPQGNIVTLIGANGAGKSSTLRAICNLVKKTGTISFMGEDISKLPTREIVKRGISMVPEGRRVFADLTIYENLVLGAYTRKDEAGIKSDIEWVYSLFPRLKEREKQLAGTLSGGEQQMLAVGRALMSRPKLLMMDEPSLGLAPILVRDVFKIIQKIHEEGVTILLIEQNARMALKVADYAYVLETGAIALSGSGQELLKNQEVTRAYLGGV, from the coding sequence ATGCTTGAGATAAAAGACCTGAATGTGAGGTATGGCGGTATTCATGCGGTAAGGGGCATTGACATGAGCGTTCCCCAGGGGAATATCGTCACCCTCATCGGAGCCAACGGCGCCGGAAAGAGCTCTACGCTCAGGGCCATATGCAATCTGGTGAAAAAAACCGGGACCATTTCGTTTATGGGGGAAGATATTAGCAAACTTCCCACCAGGGAAATAGTGAAAAGGGGTATTTCCATGGTCCCCGAAGGCCGCAGGGTGTTTGCAGACCTTACCATATACGAGAACCTGGTGCTGGGGGCCTATACCAGGAAAGATGAAGCCGGAATAAAAAGTGATATCGAATGGGTATACTCACTATTCCCCCGCCTGAAAGAGCGGGAAAAACAACTGGCCGGCACCCTTTCCGGAGGCGAGCAGCAGATGCTGGCGGTGGGCAGGGCTCTCATGTCAAGGCCGAAGCTTTTGATGATGGATGAACCATCCCTGGGGCTTGCCCCAATCCTGGTAAGGGATGTATTTAAAATAATACAGAAAATCCATGAGGAGGGGGTCACCATCCTTCTCATAGAGCAAAATGCCAGGATGGCCCTTAAGGTGGCGGACTACGCATATGTGCTGGAAACCGGTGCTATTGCACTGTCCGGTTCGGGACAGGAACTTTTAAAAAACCAGGAAGTTACCCGGGCGTATCTCGGGGGTGTGTAA
- a CDS encoding ABC transporter ATP-binding protein, which translates to MSLLEVKNITIKFGGLTAVSDFSLSLKKGEIVGLIGPNGAGKTTAFNAITGIYKPASGSVSFNGTDITGLLPDKITKLGIARTFQNIRLFSNLSVLENVLVAHHLRLKSSFAAAMLRLPGYLRQENAMRKEALELLESVNLTRFINEKAGSLPYGQQRRLEIARALATHPQVLLLDEPAAGMNPRESHELMEFIGEIRDKFDLSIFMIEHHMQVVMGVCERILVLDHGVTIAEGNPAEIQGNQKVIEAYLGVEMDA; encoded by the coding sequence ATGAGTCTCTTGGAAGTTAAAAACATCACCATAAAATTCGGCGGCCTCACCGCAGTATCGGACTTTTCCCTTTCCCTTAAAAAGGGGGAAATAGTGGGGCTGATAGGTCCCAACGGAGCAGGCAAGACCACCGCCTTCAATGCCATAACGGGCATATATAAGCCTGCATCGGGCAGCGTAAGCTTCAATGGCACGGATATAACGGGTTTATTGCCTGATAAAATAACAAAGTTGGGCATAGCCAGGACATTCCAGAACATCCGTCTGTTTTCTAATCTTTCGGTGCTGGAAAATGTGCTGGTGGCCCATCATCTGAGGTTGAAATCGTCCTTTGCGGCGGCAATGCTACGCCTGCCCGGGTATCTCCGGCAGGAAAACGCTATGAGAAAAGAGGCTCTGGAACTTCTGGAGAGCGTAAACCTGACCCGGTTTATAAATGAAAAAGCCGGTTCTCTACCCTATGGCCAGCAGCGAAGGCTGGAAATAGCCCGGGCACTGGCTACACATCCGCAAGTGTTGCTGCTGGATGAACCCGCGGCCGGTATGAACCCCAGAGAATCCCATGAACTCATGGAATTTATCGGGGAAATAAGAGATAAATTCGACTTGAGCATTTTCATGATAGAACATCACATGCAGGTAGTCATGGGTGTGTGCGAGCGCATTCTGGTGCTGGACCACGGCGTCACCATAGCCGAGGGCAATCCTGCGGAAATCCAGGGCAACCAAAAGGTCATCGAGGCCTATCTGGGGGTGGAAATGGATGCTTGA
- a CDS encoding branched-chain amino acid ABC transporter permease, whose amino-acid sequence MGLKINKRIILSIAAIAVVFIFLNWAQENLDAYKVRILNLCAINIILTLSLNLTNGFTGLFSLGTAGFMAVGAYVSALLTMPPEVKTMNFFMAPINPALANLNASFFVALILAGLISALVGFLIGAPVLKLKGDYLAIATLGFGEIISVVFTNTQTITNGALGLKGIPQYTNLYWSWGVAIGVILGLITLLNSSYGRAFKAIREDETAAQAMGVNLFYHKVLSFSISAFIAGVGGALLGNLISTIDPTMFRFFLTYQILLMVVLGGMGSITGSVISAFIMTVIMELLRVVESPMNFGFINIPGIPGMRMVVFSVILIVVVLFMRQGIMGEKEITWDLLLRKGAGRHESLGS is encoded by the coding sequence ATGGGATTGAAAATCAATAAAAGAATAATTTTATCTATTGCTGCTATTGCTGTGGTTTTTATATTTTTAAACTGGGCTCAGGAGAATCTGGATGCATATAAAGTCAGGATTTTGAATTTGTGTGCCATAAACATAATCCTTACATTGAGCCTGAATCTCACCAACGGATTCACAGGGCTGTTTTCCCTGGGCACCGCTGGCTTTATGGCGGTGGGGGCCTATGTTAGCGCACTTTTAACAATGCCCCCGGAAGTTAAGACCATGAATTTTTTCATGGCTCCCATAAATCCGGCATTGGCCAATTTAAATGCATCTTTTTTCGTGGCCCTTATCCTCGCGGGCCTTATTTCGGCACTGGTGGGATTCCTGATCGGAGCGCCGGTGTTGAAGTTGAAGGGCGACTATCTGGCCATTGCTACCCTGGGGTTTGGTGAAATAATCTCCGTAGTCTTCACCAATACCCAGACCATTACCAACGGGGCTTTGGGCCTCAAGGGAATTCCCCAGTATACCAATTTATACTGGAGCTGGGGAGTGGCCATAGGGGTCATCCTGGGGCTTATTACCCTTTTAAATTCCAGTTATGGCAGGGCATTTAAGGCCATCCGGGAGGATGAGACAGCGGCCCAGGCCATGGGTGTAAACCTTTTTTACCACAAAGTTCTCAGTTTTTCCATAAGCGCCTTTATAGCCGGCGTCGGCGGGGCTCTCCTCGGTAACCTGATTTCCACCATTGACCCCACTATGTTCAGGTTCTTCCTCACCTACCAGATACTCCTTATGGTGGTGCTGGGCGGCATGGGGAGCATCACCGGCTCTGTCATATCGGCATTTATTATGACGGTGATCATGGAACTACTAAGGGTGGTGGAATCCCCCATGAATTTCGGTTTTATAAACATCCCCGGCATACCTGGCATGAGGATGGTGGTGTTTTCGGTGATCCTCATAGTGGTGGTGCTTTTTATGAGGCAGGGAATCATGGGAGAAAAGGAAATAACCTGGGATTTGCTTTTAAGAAAGGGGGCAGGCCGTCATGAGTCTCTTGGAAGTTAA
- a CDS encoding branched-chain amino acid ABC transporter permease: protein MTFELFLQHLINGISLGSLYALIAIGYTMVYGIVRLINFAHGDIIMLAAYFVFFGVGLFHMPWWLSALLSIVLTALVGMGIEKAAYKPLRDAPRISILISAIGVSFFLENFGLVVFGGRPQAFYSPQVFQGVIKLGNVSIINLGIIIPVITIGLLLGLVYIVNNTKTGMAMRACSKDIDTAKLMGIDVDRIISFTFGLGSALAAVGGIMWGLKYPQLHPLIGIMPGLKCFIAAVVGGIGNIPGAMLGGFILGLGEILLVAFLPELSGYRDAFAFIILILILLFRPTGILGEKVAEKV from the coding sequence GTGACTTTTGAACTTTTTTTACAGCACCTTATTAACGGTATTTCCCTGGGAAGCCTTTATGCATTGATAGCCATAGGATACACCATGGTATACGGCATAGTGAGGCTCATAAATTTTGCCCATGGCGATATCATCATGCTGGCGGCATATTTTGTATTTTTCGGTGTGGGGCTGTTTCATATGCCCTGGTGGCTGTCAGCGCTGCTTTCAATAGTTCTCACCGCACTGGTGGGGATGGGTATAGAGAAAGCGGCTTATAAACCTCTGAGAGATGCCCCCAGGATTTCCATTTTAATTTCTGCCATAGGGGTTTCATTTTTCCTTGAGAATTTTGGTCTTGTGGTTTTCGGAGGCAGGCCCCAGGCCTTTTATTCTCCACAAGTTTTTCAGGGAGTAATCAAGCTGGGGAATGTCTCCATCATAAATCTCGGCATTATAATACCCGTAATTACCATCGGGCTTTTGCTGGGTCTCGTCTATATTGTAAACAATACCAAAACGGGCATGGCCATGCGGGCCTGTTCTAAAGACATTGACACAGCAAAGCTGATGGGAATCGATGTGGACCGCATTATTTCCTTTACCTTCGGTTTGGGGTCAGCCCTGGCGGCGGTGGGAGGTATCATGTGGGGGTTAAAATATCCGCAGCTTCATCCCCTCATCGGCATCATGCCGGGCTTGAAATGCTTCATTGCCGCCGTGGTGGGGGGCATAGGCAATATCCCCGGAGCCATGCTGGGGGGATTCATCCTGGGGCTCGGAGAAATACTACTGGTGGCATTTTTGCCCGAACTTTCCGGATACAGGGATGCCTTTGCCTTCATTATACTGATCTTGATACTGCTCTTCAGACCCACCGGTATCCTGGGCGAAAAAGTGGCGGAGAAGGTGTAG